A genomic stretch from Candidatus Nitrososphaera gargensis Ga9.2 includes:
- a CDS encoding 50S ribosomal protein L6, producing the protein MATSTDQEMIMAEVEAPASVKITKEGNVLSVKGKLGTVKKDFTKLPATITVQGNKVTIKPYGTRKRDLAVTHTARSIIESMIKGVEKGYTYKLKIIFAHFPISVKVKGKEVNVENFFGERSPRVSRIVGDATKVHVVGEDVVVQGPSLEDVSQTAANIELSTRIKDKDQRVFLDGLYVYSREEGMQQ; encoded by the coding sequence TTGGCTACGTCTACTGATCAGGAGATGATAATGGCAGAAGTGGAAGCGCCTGCCAGCGTTAAGATTACAAAGGAAGGCAATGTCCTTTCGGTAAAGGGCAAGCTTGGTACGGTAAAGAAGGACTTTACAAAACTTCCCGCCACCATAACGGTCCAAGGCAACAAGGTAACGATCAAGCCTTATGGCACGCGCAAGCGCGACCTTGCAGTGACGCACACAGCTCGCAGCATAATTGAGAGCATGATAAAAGGCGTTGAAAAAGGCTACACGTACAAGCTAAAGATCATTTTCGCGCACTTTCCGATTTCTGTCAAGGTAAAGGGCAAAGAAGTCAATGTGGAGAACTTTTTTGGCGAAAGGTCACCCAGGGTCTCCAGAATAGTCGGTGACGCCACCAAGGTCCATGTGGTAGGAGAAGACGTGGTGGTACAAGGCCCGAGCCTTGAAGATGTTTCACAGACCGCTGCCAACATTGAACTATCTACCAGAATAAAGGACAAGGATCAGCGTGTATTTCTAGACGGGCTATACGTCTACTCCCGCGAAGAAGGCATGCAACAGTAG
- a CDS encoding 30S ribosomal protein S19, protein MVREFKFKGYTHEQLQSLSIENLLPLLNSRQRRSLDKRVSTYMNDDKRKLREKVKLAREGKMKGNIRTHARDMIILPDMVGLTIHVHNGKEFAQVNIKPEMIGHYLGEYAITNKRVQHGAPGVGASRSSLYVPLK, encoded by the coding sequence TTGGTACGTGAGTTCAAGTTCAAAGGTTACACCCATGAGCAGCTTCAATCGCTGTCGATAGAGAACCTACTGCCGCTTCTTAATTCAAGGCAGCGCAGGTCGCTTGACAAGCGCGTCAGCACTTATATGAATGACGACAAGAGGAAGTTGCGCGAAAAGGTCAAGCTCGCCAGAGAGGGCAAGATGAAGGGCAACATAAGGACACATGCCCGAGATATGATTATTCTTCCAGACATGGTAGGTCTCACTATTCATGTTCATAACGGCAAAGAGTTTGCGCAGGTTAACATCAAGCCGGAAATGATCGGACACTACCTTGGCGAATACGCGATAACAAACAAGCGTGTGCAGCACGGCGCGCCAGGTGTCGGAGCTTCCAGGTCAAGCCTGTATGTCCCATTGAAGTGA
- a CDS encoding 50S ribosomal protein L5 gives MSQQLQVQHDMKKISVDKVVINIGVGKSGEPIEKAKKALLELTGQQPAVRGAKKTVRDFGIHKGEPIGVVVTLRRDPAIEFLKRVIAAKKNVLKSSSFDNYGNISLGIHEHIDIPGTKYNPEIGIFGMDVNIVLSRPGYRIARKSRKSAKIGKAHRINKDDAVAFFRQEYGVEVE, from the coding sequence TTGAGTCAGCAACTACAAGTACAACATGACATGAAAAAAATAAGCGTCGACAAAGTAGTGATAAACATCGGGGTAGGCAAGTCCGGCGAGCCTATTGAAAAGGCAAAGAAGGCGTTGCTAGAGCTTACTGGCCAGCAGCCAGCAGTCCGCGGTGCCAAAAAGACTGTCAGGGACTTTGGCATTCACAAGGGCGAGCCCATAGGCGTAGTCGTGACGCTGCGCAGGGATCCTGCAATAGAGTTCCTAAAGCGCGTCATTGCGGCCAAAAAGAACGTGCTGAAGTCCTCCTCGTTTGACAATTACGGAAACATTTCGCTTGGAATACACGAGCACATCGACATCCCTGGTACAAAGTACAACCCCGAAATCGGAATCTTTGGCATGGATGTCAACATTGTTCTCAGCAGGCCCGGATACAGGATCGCAAGGAAGAGCAGGAAAAGCGCAAAAATTGGCAAGGCCCACAGGATAAATAAGGATGATGCTGTTGCGTTCTTCAGACAGGAATATGGAGTAGAGGTGGAATAA
- a CDS encoding 30S ribosomal protein S8 translates to MPALNVLSNLFTTIYNNESRRKRECVIVPASKFASEVLRVMQKHRYIGEFEQVDDGRAGKFRVQLLAKINKCGIITPRFSVKKDAYFGWERQFLPAYSMGILLVSTSKGIMSHHEAISEGLGGVLVGYVY, encoded by the coding sequence GTGCCAGCACTAAACGTCCTATCAAATCTCTTTACAACTATTTACAATAACGAGTCTAGAAGAAAGAGGGAATGTGTCATTGTCCCCGCAAGTAAGTTTGCAAGCGAAGTGCTGCGCGTAATGCAAAAGCATCGCTACATTGGCGAATTTGAGCAGGTGGACGACGGCAGGGCAGGCAAGTTCAGAGTTCAACTGCTTGCCAAGATAAACAAGTGCGGCATTATCACTCCGCGCTTTTCGGTCAAAAAGGATGCTTACTTTGGATGGGAAAGGCAGTTCCTGCCGGCATACAGCATGGGCATACTGCTCGTATCGACCAGCAAGGGGATAATGTCTCACCACGAAGCAATATCAGAAGGACTGGGAGGAGTCTTAGTTGGCTACGTCTACTGA
- a CDS encoding 30S ribosomal protein S14 has product MPKPREYEVTGRKKLAHGKGTRWCKRCGSYNGLIRSYNLMLCRQCFREVANSIGFVKYE; this is encoded by the coding sequence ATGCCAAAGCCAAGAGAATACGAAGTGACTGGACGAAAGAAACTTGCCCACGGCAAGGGCACAAGGTGGTGCAAACGGTGCGGTTCATATAACGGCCTCATCCGCAGTTATAACTTGATGCTTTGCAGACAGTGTTTTAGGGAAGTTGCAAACAGCATAGGGTTTGTGAAATACGAGTAG
- a CDS encoding 30S ribosomal protein S3, with the protein MSAVKNVIKNNFRNMELNEFLADALKDAGYGGVEVQKTPVGARITIYVTRPGLVIGRKGTGIKDLMTKIEQKFGLQNPQISVLEVTNPELNPHIMCNRIAQLIERGTAFRRAAMWSLNTIMNAGALGVEVVISGKLRTERAHFEKHTIGVVPKSGDIAGQIVTTGVSHVLTKMGLMGIQLRIASKAALPQEFELKDGSAAGMQAAAAPVPETPSEVAEAATAVEQPEGGGKQDGQA; encoded by the coding sequence ATGAGCGCAGTCAAGAACGTCATCAAGAACAACTTCCGCAACATGGAGCTTAATGAGTTCCTTGCCGATGCCCTCAAGGATGCTGGCTATGGCGGGGTCGAAGTGCAAAAGACTCCTGTTGGCGCCAGGATAACCATCTACGTCACAAGGCCGGGCCTTGTAATAGGCAGAAAAGGGACAGGCATCAAGGACCTTATGACAAAGATAGAGCAAAAATTCGGTCTTCAGAACCCCCAGATTTCAGTCCTTGAAGTAACCAACCCTGAGCTGAACCCGCACATCATGTGCAACAGAATTGCACAGCTCATTGAGCGCGGAACAGCTTTCAGGCGAGCAGCCATGTGGTCGCTTAACACGATAATGAACGCGGGTGCTCTTGGCGTTGAAGTCGTGATTTCTGGCAAGCTCCGAACAGAACGCGCTCACTTTGAAAAGCACACCATAGGCGTCGTGCCAAAGAGCGGCGACATTGCAGGCCAGATAGTGACGACTGGCGTGTCTCATGTTTTGACAAAGATGGGCTTAATGGGCATCCAGCTAAGAATTGCATCCAAGGCGGCATTACCGCAGGAATTTGAATTAAAGGACGGATCTGCTGCTGGCATGCAGGCTGCAGCAGCGCCTGTTCCCGAAACGCCAAGCGAAGTTGCAGAAGCAGCAACGGCTGTTGAACAACCAGAAGGAGGAGGCAAACAAGATGGCCAGGCTTAA
- a CDS encoding ribonuclease P protein component 1: protein MTSPENVLVHEIIGLDAKIVESTDPTLEGVSGSIVFETKNMISIRSDLDSSVKQIAKRAAKKIEIKTHFGVCFISGSSLIGRPEDRISRLNN, encoded by the coding sequence ATGACGAGCCCTGAAAACGTGCTTGTACACGAGATCATCGGCCTTGACGCAAAGATAGTCGAGTCGACAGACCCGACGCTTGAGGGCGTCAGCGGCTCGATAGTCTTTGAAACTAAAAATATGATATCGATAAGATCGGATTTGGATTCTTCAGTAAAACAAATAGCAAAAAGAGCGGCAAAAAAGATCGAGATCAAAACACACTTTGGCGTTTGCTTTATAAGTGGTTCATCATTGATAGGAAGACCTGAGGACCGTATATCGCGATTGAATAATTAG
- a CDS encoding 50S ribosomal protein L23 yields MSKETTTKAAASAAEPKKEAPKKEANATAAPTISMTAEEATSLIIAPYVTEKTFNQIEKENKLAFIVAEKASKKEIIEAIQILYEAEATEVNTTRTIRGKKAFVRFKAPEGARDLATKLGLV; encoded by the coding sequence ATGAGCAAAGAAACAACAACAAAGGCAGCAGCATCAGCGGCAGAGCCCAAGAAGGAAGCGCCAAAGAAAGAGGCCAATGCGACGGCGGCACCAACAATTAGTATGACAGCAGAAGAAGCAACATCCTTGATAATCGCGCCTTATGTAACTGAAAAGACGTTCAACCAGATAGAGAAGGAGAACAAATTGGCTTTCATTGTCGCAGAGAAGGCAAGCAAGAAGGAGATAATCGAAGCCATCCAGATCCTCTACGAGGCTGAAGCGACAGAGGTTAACACTACTAGGACGATCAGAGGCAAGAAGGCGTTTGTGAGATTCAAGGCGCCTGAAGGTGCAAGAGATCTGGCAACAAAGCTGGGGCTGGTGTAA
- a CDS encoding 50S ribosomal protein L14 — protein MATGAKSRAVSAKGVEEFRPYITRALPVTAELVCADNTGAKVLRIAMVNRYKGRHSRMPAAAVGDFVTVTVKKGPAELRKQIFGAVIVRQKYPIRRLNGVRVSFEDNAAVLVTPEGEIKGTDIKGPVAAEAAEKWPRIANLAGMIV, from the coding sequence ATGGCGACAGGAGCTAAGTCAAGAGCAGTTTCGGCAAAAGGTGTCGAAGAATTCCGCCCGTACATTACAAGGGCTCTTCCCGTCACGGCAGAGCTTGTATGTGCGGACAACACTGGCGCGAAGGTCTTGCGCATTGCCATGGTAAACAGGTATAAGGGCAGGCACTCTAGGATGCCGGCAGCAGCAGTTGGAGATTTCGTTACAGTCACTGTCAAGAAGGGTCCGGCAGAGCTGCGCAAGCAGATTTTTGGCGCTGTAATTGTCAGGCAAAAGTACCCGATAAGGAGGCTCAACGGTGTGCGCGTTTCCTTTGAGGACAATGCCGCAGTACTTGTGACTCCTGAGGGCGAGATCAAGGGCACAGATATCAAGGGGCCAGTGGCGGCAGAAGCTGCAGAAAAGTGGCCAAGGATAGCCAACTTAGCAGGAATGATAGTGTAG
- a CDS encoding 50S ribosomal protein L22, with protein MPQFGYAFQNYDKTKHVRASIREKDISHKHSREIAVAIKGMSIEKAREFLENVIARKEAVPYRRYNMEVAHRSNIRDGFFAGRFPEKAAGEFLKLLDNLESNAEYKGMDLDRLRIVSAAVHKGTKLQRFQPRAMGRSSPKYDTLVHVELVAQEARGEE; from the coding sequence ATGCCACAGTTTGGTTACGCTTTTCAAAATTATGACAAAACAAAGCACGTGCGCGCTTCAATAAGGGAGAAAGACATCTCGCATAAGCACTCTAGGGAAATTGCTGTCGCCATCAAGGGCATGTCGATTGAAAAGGCGCGCGAATTCCTTGAGAACGTCATCGCCCGCAAGGAAGCCGTCCCATACAGGCGCTACAACATGGAGGTGGCCCACAGGTCAAACATCCGCGACGGATTTTTTGCCGGCAGGTTCCCGGAAAAGGCGGCCGGCGAATTTTTGAAACTTTTGGACAACCTCGAATCAAATGCAGAATACAAGGGCATGGACCTTGATCGGTTGCGTATAGTGAGCGCCGCGGTGCACAAGGGCACAAAGCTCCAGCGTTTTCAGCCCCGCGCAATGGGAAGATCAAGTCCAAAGTATGACACTCTGGTTCATGTCGAGCTTGTAGCACAAGAGGCAAGAGGCGAAGAATAA
- a CDS encoding thiolase family protein, translating into MRRVAISSWATSKFAKDSKMPLLELACEPCADILKRNDISGKEIDAVLFSSCATDQYSSTIISEMLGMHPRISHRIDNLCNSGTNAVASAFAMIASGLCDSALVVGAEKADSPGNKLLWDITRGSFMFPAHWAAIFAKAHMRKYGTTEEQMARVSVKNHKNAAKNPQALFRKEVTLNEVINSKKIADPIKLLDCSAPCDGASAVLLVSEEKAKKLDNPVWIKGIGQQTNSASFANATTTGDLTTIGAAKRAARQAFEMSQAKPSQIDVAELHDAFTILEILAYEDLGFAKKGEGGRFVDQNQIAINPRGGIIGCGHPVGTTGVAQVAEIASQLAGKAGKRQVKGCKTGLVHNLAAAGSSATVIIMGA; encoded by the coding sequence GTGCGCAGGGTAGCTATCTCTTCGTGGGCAACCTCAAAGTTTGCCAAGGATTCCAAGATGCCGCTGCTAGAGCTGGCATGCGAGCCCTGCGCAGACATCCTGAAGAGGAATGACATCTCTGGAAAAGAGATCGACGCAGTTCTGTTTTCAAGTTGCGCGACCGATCAGTACAGCTCGACAATAATATCTGAAATGCTCGGCATGCACCCAAGGATTTCTCACAGGATAGACAACCTGTGCAACTCTGGCACCAATGCAGTTGCTTCTGCATTTGCAATGATTGCGTCCGGGCTGTGCGATAGTGCGCTAGTAGTTGGCGCAGAAAAGGCAGACAGCCCGGGCAACAAGTTGCTGTGGGATATTACGCGCGGATCGTTCATGTTTCCAGCGCACTGGGCCGCGATATTTGCAAAGGCTCACATGAGAAAGTACGGGACAACTGAAGAGCAGATGGCCAGGGTCTCTGTCAAAAATCACAAAAATGCTGCAAAAAACCCGCAGGCGCTCTTCAGAAAGGAAGTTACCCTGAATGAAGTAATAAATTCAAAAAAGATTGCTGACCCGATCAAGCTACTTGATTGCTCTGCTCCGTGCGATGGCGCGTCTGCAGTGCTCTTGGTTTCAGAGGAAAAGGCAAAGAAGCTGGACAACCCCGTATGGATAAAGGGCATAGGACAGCAGACAAACTCGGCCAGCTTTGCCAATGCTACTACTACTGGCGACCTCACAACAATCGGGGCGGCCAAGCGCGCAGCGCGTCAAGCCTTTGAAATGTCCCAGGCAAAGCCTTCGCAGATAGATGTTGCAGAGTTGCATGATGCATTCACGATCCTCGAAATACTGGCGTACGAAGATCTCGGGTTTGCAAAGAAAGGAGAAGGCGGCAGGTTTGTAGACCAGAATCAAATAGCGATAAACCCAAGGGGCGGGATCATTGGATGCGGCCATCCGGTCGGGACAACAGGCGTGGCGCAGGTGGCAGAAATCGCGTCTCAGCTTGCCGGAAAAGCAGGAAAAAGACAGGTAAAGGGATGTAAGACAGGCCTAGTCCACAACTTGGCGGCTGCCGGCTCTTCAGCAACTGTAATCATTATGGGTGCTTGA
- a CDS encoding nucleotidyltransferase family protein: MKAVILAGGFGKRLKPLTDQRPKPMIEVLNVPIIEWQVRWLRKFGIKDCVLCVGYMRGQIFDHIGDGSKFGAKIKYSVEEEPLGTGGALKNAQDLLSDQESFLMLNGDVLTELDPNRLNLAGSHTIALVPLRSPFGVVELDSDSKVLGFVEKPEILDRWINAGVYHFTREVFRYLPENGNIEVTALPALAKEGKLKAVKYQNVFWRSIDSHKDIEEAAKEMQAVRMS, from the coding sequence ATGAAAGCAGTCATTCTTGCAGGTGGTTTTGGCAAGCGATTAAAGCCACTAACGGACCAGAGGCCCAAGCCCATGATAGAGGTCCTCAATGTCCCAATTATTGAATGGCAGGTAAGATGGCTTCGGAAGTTTGGCATCAAGGATTGCGTCCTGTGCGTTGGATACATGAGAGGGCAGATATTCGATCACATTGGCGATGGAAGCAAGTTCGGAGCCAAGATAAAATATTCAGTTGAAGAGGAGCCTCTTGGAACTGGCGGCGCGCTGAAAAATGCCCAAGACCTTCTTAGTGACCAAGAGTCATTTTTAATGTTAAATGGCGATGTCCTTACAGAGCTTGACCCGAACAGGTTGAATCTTGCCGGCTCGCACACTATCGCGCTTGTGCCGCTTCGCAGCCCGTTTGGCGTGGTAGAGCTTGACAGTGATTCCAAAGTGCTCGGCTTTGTTGAGAAGCCGGAAATACTCGATAGGTGGATCAACGCAGGTGTGTACCACTTTACGCGGGAAGTGTTCAGGTACCTGCCGGAGAACGGCAACATAGAGGTGACCGCCCTGCCTGCGCTGGCAAAGGAGGGAAAGCTTAAGGCAGTGAAATACCAGAACGTTTTTTGGCGCTCGATCGATTCGCACAAGGACATTGAAGAAGCAGCCAAAGAAATGCAGGCCGTAAGGATGTCATGA
- a CDS encoding LLM class flavin-dependent oxidoreductase: protein MTTTIIGYSLGPLLSMQEVLACAKMADSHQSVDSIWVPESWGRESFVTLGAISQVTKRVKLGTSIISIYARTPATVAMAATTLDMLSGNRTIIGLGASTAAIVENWHGLKFERPVSRMREYIECLKLMASGEKVNYSGKFFKVNNFKILYQPQRKQIPVFMAAINKRMVKLASELADGVLLYLRPLDELKKTVADIKQNTKGKKSFEVASSFICALSNKEPEKARERAAKTLAFYVAVGKYYNKFLSENGFRDEVESITAEYGRGGADAASKFVSDRMLDSLTICGSGEECRKSLTKFVSAGVTLPIIQLNPVGDSESSFREMLSTF, encoded by the coding sequence ATGACCACCACAATCATAGGCTATAGCCTTGGTCCACTGCTGTCGATGCAGGAAGTTCTTGCATGCGCCAAGATGGCCGATTCGCATCAGAGCGTCGATTCTATATGGGTTCCGGAATCCTGGGGACGCGAGTCCTTTGTTACTCTTGGCGCGATATCCCAAGTGACAAAGAGGGTCAAGCTTGGCACTTCAATCATTAGCATTTACGCAAGGACTCCTGCGACGGTGGCAATGGCGGCAACTACGCTTGACATGCTCTCAGGCAACAGGACAATCATCGGCCTAGGCGCAAGCACGGCTGCCATCGTAGAGAACTGGCACGGGCTGAAATTTGAAAGGCCGGTCAGCAGGATGAGAGAATACATAGAGTGCCTGAAGCTGATGGCAAGCGGGGAAAAAGTAAACTATAGTGGCAAATTTTTCAAGGTGAACAATTTCAAGATTCTATACCAGCCGCAAAGAAAACAGATCCCCGTCTTTATGGCAGCTATCAACAAGAGAATGGTCAAGCTTGCGTCCGAACTGGCAGACGGCGTACTGTTGTATTTGCGGCCGCTTGATGAGCTGAAAAAAACTGTGGCAGACATTAAGCAGAATACAAAGGGAAAAAAGAGTTTTGAGGTCGCCTCGTCATTTATCTGTGCGCTATCGAACAAGGAGCCTGAAAAGGCCCGCGAGCGCGCCGCAAAGACTCTTGCGTTCTATGTTGCAGTCGGTAAATACTATAACAAGTTCCTATCAGAAAATGGGTTCAGGGATGAAGTTGAGAGCATTACCGCAGAATATGGCAGAGGCGGCGCAGATGCTGCTTCAAAATTTGTTTCTGACAGGATGCTTGATTCTCTTACAATCTGCGGCAGCGGAGAGGAATGCAGGAAATCGCTTACAAAGTTTGTGTCTGCAGGAGTTACGCTTCCGATAATCCAGCTGAACCCTGTGGGCGATTCAGAAAGTTCATTTAGGGAGATGTTGTCAACCTTTTGA
- a CDS encoding 30S ribosomal protein S4e: MGKKGGDTRVKRQMAPTFWAIKRKQSQFVLRVKPGPHPKHRAYPLGMVLRDVLKVASTMHEAQRILNAGKVKVDGTVRRDSNLAVGLMDVVELATGQAYRMVPKNSALLDSIAIEQSEKGVKLVKVTSKATIKGKKIQYGFHDGKTLISDQKLKVGDTCVIDLPKVQVKDHIVFEKGATALIITGENAGTVGKIEDIQDGIFSLPKRALVSFDGKSVELPVEMVMVVGKDKPVIKVN, translated from the coding sequence ATGGGCAAGAAAGGCGGTGACACTAGAGTAAAGAGGCAGATGGCTCCGACGTTCTGGGCAATCAAGAGAAAGCAGAGTCAATTTGTCCTGAGAGTCAAGCCCGGTCCCCATCCAAAGCACAGGGCGTATCCGCTTGGAATGGTGCTCCGCGACGTGCTCAAAGTGGCAAGCACGATGCATGAAGCTCAAAGAATTTTGAACGCAGGCAAGGTCAAAGTTGACGGCACGGTAAGGCGCGACTCTAATCTTGCAGTGGGGCTCATGGACGTGGTAGAGCTTGCAACAGGCCAGGCATACCGCATGGTCCCAAAGAACTCGGCGCTCCTGGACTCTATCGCAATCGAACAATCTGAAAAAGGAGTGAAGCTGGTAAAGGTCACAAGCAAGGCAACCATTAAGGGTAAAAAGATCCAGTACGGATTCCACGATGGCAAGACATTGATAAGCGACCAAAAGCTCAAGGTTGGCGATACATGCGTCATCGACCTTCCAAAGGTTCAGGTCAAAGATCACATTGTCTTTGAGAAGGGTGCCACCGCGCTCATTATCACCGGTGAAAATGCAGGCACAGTAGGCAAGATAGAAGACATCCAAGATGGCATATTCTCGCTTCCAAAGAGAGCGCTTGTTTCATTCGACGGCAAGTCGGTAGAACTTCCGGTTGAAATGGTTATGGTTGTCGGAAAGGACAAGCCAGTGATAAAGGTGAACTAG
- a CDS encoding 30S ribosomal protein S17, with protein MVRNIGVSVISPRKTCEDELCPFHGTLSVRGKLLTGIVSSAKAPKMVVVSREYPRPTPKFKRFQRSRSKVHAYLPPCVDVKEGDEVRIAECRPLSKTVSFVVIEVNNKDGDRS; from the coding sequence ATGGTTAGAAATATCGGCGTTTCAGTTATATCCCCGCGTAAAACATGCGAGGACGAACTCTGCCCGTTTCACGGCACCCTGTCGGTAAGGGGCAAGCTGCTGACCGGGATTGTATCAAGCGCCAAGGCGCCCAAGATGGTAGTCGTGTCAAGAGAATACCCGCGTCCTACCCCAAAGTTCAAGAGGTTCCAGAGGAGCAGGTCTAAAGTGCACGCATACCTTCCACCCTGCGTGGACGTGAAAGAGGGCGACGAGGTCAGGATAGCCGAGTGCAGGCCACTTTCAAAGACTGTATCATTTGTGGTGATTGAGGTGAACAACAAGGATGGCGACAGGAGCTAA
- the rpmC gene encoding 50S ribosomal protein L29 has product MARLKLKTLREMNDQDLADKLAELKADLAKLKLEQSKGTLKKQTGNIKWLRRDIARMMTLLNERKAKK; this is encoded by the coding sequence ATGGCCAGGCTTAAGCTCAAGACTCTGCGCGAAATGAATGATCAGGATCTGGCCGATAAGCTCGCCGAGCTGAAAGCAGACCTTGCTAAGCTAAAGCTGGAACAGTCGAAAGGTACACTCAAGAAGCAGACAGGCAACATCAAATGGCTCCGGCGCGACATTGCACGCATGATGACTCTTCTTAACGAAAGGAAGGCCAAGAAATGA
- a CDS encoding Zn-ribbon domain-containing OB-fold protein: MQEFLDHLKKGKFMVPTCISCGSKVWPPSHRCPYCLSKTSLKKIETTGILLEFSSSHIKGKEGVFGLIEMSGIKLIGSFGTPQLKEGMKVKMTRCGVRPDGTAFYSFAPAKA, encoded by the coding sequence TTGCAGGAATTCCTCGACCACTTGAAGAAAGGCAAATTCATGGTTCCTACGTGCATATCCTGCGGTAGCAAGGTATGGCCGCCATCACATCGCTGCCCATACTGCCTGTCAAAGACGTCATTAAAGAAAATAGAAACAACTGGAATTCTCTTGGAATTTTCAAGCTCGCACATCAAGGGCAAAGAAGGAGTTTTTGGCTTGATCGAGATGTCTGGTATCAAGCTTATCGGATCTTTTGGGACCCCACAGCTGAAAGAAGGAATGAAGGTAAAAATGACTAGATGTGGAGTCAGGCCCGACGGCACCGCGTTTTACTCTTTTGCGCCGGCGAAGGCTTGA
- the rplX gene encoding 50S ribosomal protein L24, translating into MADINPKLIHVSKHRRDKMLGASLADELREQYKKRTLRVVKGDSVMVVRGEYKGRGGKVEDVDTEHGTLHIEGMQREKIRGGQVKVPIHASNVKITALNLEDKYRSNKLQGGGKPQAAEKKEEKAEKNEITAAAAKKTTKKEERKKEEASE; encoded by the coding sequence ATGGCAGACATTAATCCGAAACTCATCCACGTTTCAAAGCACCGGCGCGACAAGATGCTCGGCGCATCGCTTGCGGACGAGCTGCGCGAGCAGTACAAAAAGAGAACCCTGCGCGTGGTAAAGGGTGATTCAGTCATGGTAGTGCGCGGCGAATACAAGGGACGCGGAGGCAAGGTCGAAGATGTGGACACTGAACACGGGACTCTGCATATTGAAGGCATGCAGAGAGAAAAGATCCGTGGAGGGCAGGTCAAGGTTCCCATTCATGCTTCAAACGTCAAGATAACAGCCCTGAACCTTGAGGACAAGTACAGGTCAAACAAGCTGCAGGGCGGCGGCAAGCCACAGGCAGCTGAAAAGAAGGAAGAAAAAGCGGAGAAAAATGAAATAACAGCAGCTGCTGCCAAGAAAACAACGAAGAAGGAAGAGAGAAAGAAAGAGGAGGCTAGCGAATAA
- the rplD gene encoding 50S ribosomal protein L4, giving the protein MKAKVVAVSGKETGEIELPVVFDTPYRPEVIHKVYVNLLSHSYQRQGRYPAAGEMVSAESRNTGLGIARLARARGEGFPRAGQAAGVAGVRHGRVAHPPESWKIIYKKINHKEKQLGLCSAIAATTRKELVQQRGHKIGDNVKLPIIVSNDIESIAKTKDLKKALLDLGLGDDIARASMTRKAQSGTARRRGRPARSGTSALIVVGNNSKLVALSRSISGVDIKHAKDVSVIDLAPGSKPIRLTIFSQSAIDELKSLQAPMHKVMELINK; this is encoded by the coding sequence ATGAAGGCCAAAGTAGTTGCAGTAAGCGGCAAGGAAACAGGCGAAATCGAGCTGCCTGTAGTCTTTGATACGCCGTACAGGCCAGAAGTCATTCACAAAGTCTATGTGAACCTGCTGTCACACTCGTACCAGAGGCAGGGTCGCTATCCCGCTGCAGGTGAAATGGTAAGTGCCGAGTCCCGCAACACTGGCCTTGGCATTGCGAGGCTTGCAAGGGCCAGAGGAGAAGGTTTCCCGAGGGCAGGTCAGGCGGCAGGTGTAGCAGGCGTCAGGCACGGAAGAGTTGCCCACCCACCAGAATCGTGGAAGATAATCTACAAGAAAATCAACCACAAGGAAAAGCAGCTTGGGCTTTGCTCTGCAATAGCTGCAACTACCAGAAAGGAGCTTGTGCAGCAGCGCGGCCACAAGATAGGCGACAATGTAAAACTCCCGATAATCGTTTCAAACGACATCGAATCAATCGCCAAGACCAAGGACCTGAAAAAGGCACTGCTGGACCTTGGCCTTGGCGATGACATTGCACGAGCAAGCATGACGAGAAAGGCGCAATCCGGCACCGCAAGACGCAGAGGTAGACCTGCAAGATCAGGCACGAGCGCCCTCATTGTAGTAGGCAACAACTCAAAGCTGGTCGCGCTTTCGCGGTCCATATCCGGAGTTGATATCAAACATGCAAAGGACGTAAGCGTAATTGACCTAGCACCGGGTTCAAAGCCAATAAGACTGACAATATTTTCGCAAAGTGCAATTGACGAGCTGAAGAGCCTGCAGGCACCAATGCACAAAGTAATGGAGCTGATCAACAAATGA